Part of the Oncorhynchus tshawytscha isolate Ot180627B linkage group LG07, Otsh_v2.0, whole genome shotgun sequence genome, CGTTCCCCTTGGGGGGCGAGGTAGGCAGGGGCAGCTTGGGAGGCAGGGACGGCTGGTTCCTCTGCAGCATGGGGGGGGCCTTCTTCAGGGAGCCCTTGCCCCAGGAGGAGTTGATGGTGGCGGGGGAGGGGGACCGGGAGGGGCAGGCGGTACTTTTGGCTGGGGTTGACCACTGCTACCTTAGGTGCCCCGACGTGGCCGTCACTGGGCagtggaggaggggggaagagatcAAAAGCCAGTGGGGGAGTGGGGAGGTAGGCCACGGCGCACTCCGCTGGAAGGGAGGGGAAGTCGGCGGTGGACTGACGCTGCTGGCCCACTTGACCCACTTTGGCCTGAAGGGCCAGGTTGGCCAGGTTTAACTTGCCTGGCTTGGGGGGCGCCGGGGGGGCGGCCGGGGAGAAGGAGGGGTCCTTAGAGGGAGAACTATCCAAGGACACGGCAGGGAAGGATTGGAaggtggagggggaagaggactGGGGGGCAAACTTGCTGAGAAGGTTCCTGCGGGACTCCTGGTATTCAGCCGAGGAGTTAGACTTGATGTTGGAGGCCTTCTGGGGGGTGGCAGGCGGGGGCTTCCTGCCCCCCCAGCCAGAGGAGCCTGAAGAAGGTGTGTAGGAGCCCGATGGAGATGTCTTCAGGGGCGAGCATAGGTTgccgggggagagggggaggcggAGGGGTGGGGCCAGTGATGGGGGGGGAGGTGGAGCAAGAGGGGCAAGGCCGGTAACTGGAGCAGGTGGGggcggaggaggagggggaggaggagggaaagacagGCTGCTCTCAGAAGCGGGTGGAGGGAACTCAGAGGCCTGTTGCTGGGCCTGTCCACAGCCTGGCTGCCATCTTGGTTTGGCCTTCACCGCGGGAGGGGAAAGGGGGGCTTTGGGGCTCTCAAGTTGATTGGTTGACAGTGTGGACCCTGGGAACTGGCTTGCCATCTGTTTGACCAGGGAGGTAGTGGTGGGCGGAGCCATGAATGACATGGGTGGCGGCTTGGAGAGGCTGTGCTGCTTGGGAAATGTGGGAGGGGGCTGGTTGGGAGTGTGGACTACCTGGAGGCTGTGCTGCTTCTTCATTGACACCggaggaggagggggcggggGTGGGGGAGGAGTAGGGGTAGCAGGTGGGGCGGGGGAGAGGGGAAACAGGGTAGAGAGGCTTCCGGGCACCGTGGTGGAGCAGAAAGCCTGGGGAGAAGGTTTTGGGTAGGGCAGGGGGGGAGCAGCTGCGGGCGAGTACTGCTGCTGAggagttgggggaggaggaggtgggggggaggaggtggtgggggaggaggcacagagagCTTCTGGGGAGGCGGTGGGGTAGGAGGGGAGGTGGCGGGGGAGGAGATGGTGCCAGGGGCGACTCTACCAGTCTGGCAGCTGGGGGAAAGAGGCCCTGGGGGGACCGTTGGGGAACTTCTGGGCCAGTGCCTGCTGGAGGGCGTTGGCGCCGTAGGGTAATGGGCACAGACCTGGCATCGGGTCTGGGggcggtggaggaggagggggagggggatgtcGTTGCTCTCCGGCGGTGGTGGGATGAACTGGGGCAGGGAGGCAGGGCTGGGGGAACCGAGCCGGAGTGCAGCCATGGCCGACCCCAGAGCAGgcatggagggcgggggagggggcGGCGGGGGAGGCGGGACGTTGATGTTATTGACCAGCGGTTTGACAGCCGTCTGATGGGGAGGAGGTGGGGCTTGAGCTGACGCCCTGGGTGGGCTCTGGTGGTTGTTTTGCGCCCTGTGGTGATTGGCAGCCTGGTGGGCAGCGTTCTGGTTCTGCAGCCGGGTGATGGTGCTGTACTTGGCGAACACTGTGGGGCCCGAGTGGTGAGGGGTGCTGCTGGCAGGCAGGGGCGGCAGGGGAGGGGGTGGTGGCGGGGGAGGGGGTGGCGGGGGCACAGCTTGGTTGTAGCTGCTGTAGGGCTGTGGGGACAGCTGTTGGGGCGGTGGAGGGAAGGGCTGTTGGGGCGGTGGAGGGAAGGGCTGTTGGGGCGGTGGAGGGAAGGGCTGTTGGGGCGGTGGAGGGAAGGGCTGTTGGGGCGGTGGAGGGAAGGGCTGTTGGAGGGAAGGGGGGCGGTGGAGGGAAGGGGCTGTTGGGGCGGTGGAGGGAAGGGCTGTTGGGCAGGTGGAGGGAAGGGCTGTTGGGCAGGTGGAGGGAAGGGCTGTTGGGCAGGTGGAGGGAAGGGCTGTTGGGCAGGTGGAGGGAAGGGCTGTTGGGCAGGTGGAGGGAAGGGCTGTTGGGCAGGTGGAGGGAAGGGCTGTTGGGCAGGTGGAGGGAAGGGCTGTTGGGCAGGTGGAGGGAAGGGCTGTTGGGCAGGTGGAGGGAAGGGCTGTTGGGCAGGTGGAGGGAAGGGCTGTTGGGCAGGTGGAGGGAAGGGCTGTTGGGCAGGTGGAGGGAAGGGCTGTTGGGCAGGTGGAGGGAAGGGCTGTTGGGCAGGTGGAGGGAAGGGCTGTTGGGGCAGGTGGAGGGAAGGGCTGTTGGGGCGGTGGAGGGAAGGGCTGTGGGGCGGTgggaagggtggagggaagggCATTTGGGGCGGTGGAGGGAAGGGCATTTGGAGGGAAGGGGGGCGGTGGAGGGCTGGGCAGTTGGGGCGGTGGAGGGAAGGGCAGTGGAGGGGGGCGGTGGAGGGAAGGGCAGTTGGGGCGGTGGAGGGAAGGGCAGTTGGGGCGGTGGAGGGAAGGGGCAGGGAAGGCAAGACAGGGGTGTAACTGTTGCAGATCTGGGGGGGGAGCTGTTggggtggtggaggggagggCTGTGGGTGCAAGGAAGGCAAGACCTGGGTGTAACTGCTGCAGATCTGGGGGCAGCTGTTGGGGCGGTGGAGGGAAGGGCTGTTGGGGCGGTGGAGGGAAGGGCTGTTGGTGCAGGGTAGGCAAGACCTGGGTGTAACTGCTGCGGATGTGGGGGGTAGCTGTTGGGGCGGTGGAGGGAGGGCTGTTGGGGCGGTGGAGGGGAGGGCTGTTGGGGCGGTGGAGGGAGGGCTGTTGGGGCGGTGGAGGGGAGGGCTGTTGGGGCGGTGGAGGGGAGGGCTGTTGGGGCAGGGTAGGCAAGACCTGGGTGTAACTGCTGCGGATCTGGGGGGCAGTTGCTGTTGAAGTGGGGGAGGTACCCcctgtggcttgggggtagagcgTGGGTGTAGCTGCTGCGAGTCTGGGGGAGGCGGCTGCTGTTGTGGCGCAGCCAACGCAGGGGGCTCCAGTTGTGGGGTCTGGCGGTGCGTGTGGGCAGGGTGGGGGAGGGTGGCTCCTCGGGTGGACTCCCTCATCTGTGCGGGGACAGAGAAATACACACAATCAGTACAGGATCACCATGGACAATCTGTTGATAAGCGACGGCTTGAGtataagaatattttgaagataaatacacaacgcagaggataAGAGGACAAGAGTACTAGAATTAACGATCAACAGGGAATTGTCAATGTAAATAGGAGTTGGGTTTCAGTTCAACAGCTGTTTAGAATCTGTGGTATGTCACTCCTGAACTCAGTGTGCTATGTTCTGTACATTGAGTCTGGagcaggatacttgttatttggccattggcccagttgtactgcaaggacttctaattggtcaaccccaggctagggtggggggttataaatggcatccttttcctttgttctgtggagaaaagctgaggacaggggagaatgaacaTCTACCTCCCAGCATAACATTATGATTTGtcctctttgaataaacctatttttctccccctgagttgctttggagtttgtgttattgaagaataacacAAATTGCTAACAATAAGGGTACGGTTAGAATAAGGATTCGGGTAAGGGTTAGCAtaaggttaaggctagggttaagtttaggataaGGGTCAGTAGAAAGTGAAATCAGCCCCAGTGTTATGAGTGGGCATTAGGTGGCCTGGACCGCCCTACAGTACCTCCTCCCGtccaaataaagtatttaaatattgataatttatttGACCAAGATGAGCGGAGACAGAAAGACTCACCAATCTCAGATAAATCAtcagagcgagcgaaacagcgctcCCCTGTCtgagtatgtgtagcccatggaTGTGATGTTGTCTGGACAAAAATAGTGTGGCATGTGTTAAGGgattttttatcaataatgactaattatgtatacatttcaatcaggactgagtaatcagaatactattatgctacagtatagatgtatgaattttattttaatcctagtactgaatataatgtgtgtcattata contains:
- the LOC112255195 gene encoding LOW QUALITY PROTEIN: ras-associated and pleckstrin homology domains-containing protein 1 (The sequence of the model RefSeq protein was modified relative to this genomic sequence to represent the inferred CDS: deleted 3 bases in 2 codons), giving the protein MADMSDDELDHGGVEEDSDKEDQDLDKMFGAWLGELDKLTQSLDDGKPQKPVQKAPLRQETNMANFSYRFSMYNINEALNQTTETVDLDALMADLCSIEQELSTIGKPNTGTARQAKCQQRGLGGRGASAKQTASGGGGSSGGSTSSSTRASPASTVRGGSSNSHGRPSASNLSLDDITAQLEQASLSMEEAAHQTSSSYSSATLRRPSAGSSPSQHRRTGSVGAVSEHEAGGHSSRSSVNSASASSMDSLDIDKVLSQTAGGAEQDGESQGSPQPPQVPASTEHSYLDRETSLILKSIAGKPSHLLTKEEQGAKVKAEKIRVALEKIKEAQVKKLVIRVHMSDESSKTMMVDERQTVRQVLDSLLDKSHCGYSPDWSLVETINELQMERIFEDHENLVENLLNWTRDSHNKLMFIERIEKYALFKNPQNYLLGRKETSEMADRNKEALLEECFCGSSVSVPEIEGILWLKDDGKKSWKKRYFLLRASGIYYVPKGKAKASRDLVCFLQLDHVNVYYGQDYRSKYKAPTDYCLALKHPQIQKKSQYIKYLCCDDVRTLHQWFNGIRIAKYGKQLYVNYQEAMKRTEAAHDWSSLSTSSIRSGSSSGSGSASLPESQSNHSGQSDSGVDTASSHGRSQSVVSSIFSEAWKRGTQMEENTRMRESTRGATLPHPAHTHRQTPQLEPPALAAPQQQPPPPDSQQLHPRSTPKPQGVPPPLQQQLPPRSAAVTPRSCLPCPNSPPLHRPNSPPLHRPNSPPSTAPTALPSTAPTALPPPPQQLPPTSAAVTPRSCLPCTNSPSLHRPNSPSLHRPNSCPQICSSYTQVLPSLHPQPSPPPPQQLPPQICNSYTPVLPSLPLPSTAPTALPSTAPTALPSTAPLHCPSLHRPNCPALHRPPSLQIPTAPQPFPPPPQQPFPPPAPTALPSTCPTALPSTCPTALPSTCPTALPSTCPTALPSTCPTALPSTCPTALPSTCPTALPSTCPTALPSTCPTALPSTCPTALPSTCPTALPSTCPTALPSTCPTALPSTCPTALPSTAPTAPSLHRPPSLQQPFPPPPQQPFPPPPQQPFPPPPQQPFPPPPQQPFPPPPQQLSPQPYSSYNQAVPPPPPPPPPPPPLPPLPASSTPHHSGPTVFAKYSTITRLQNQNAAHQAANHHRAQNNHQSPPRASAQAPPPPHQTAVKPLVNNINVPPPPPPPPPPSMPALGSAMAALRLGSPSPASLPQFIPPPPESNDIPLPLLLHRPQTRCQVCAHYPTAPTPSSRHWPRSSPTVPPGPLSPSCQTGRVAPGTISSPATSPPTPPPPQKLSVPPPPPPPPPHLLLPQLLSSSTRPQLLPPCPTQNLLPRLSAPPRCPEASLPCFPSPPPHLLPLLLPHPRPLLLRSMKKQHSLQVVHTPNQPPPTFPKQHSLSKPPPMSFMAPPTTTSLVKQMASQFPGSTLSTNQLESPKAPLSPPAVKAKPRWQPGCGQAQQQASEFPPPASESSLSFPPPPPPPPPPPAPVTGLAPLAPPPPPSLAPPLRLPLSPGNLCSPLKTSPSGSYTPSSGSSGWGGRKPPPATPQKASNIKSNSSAEYQESRRNLLSKFAPQSSSPSTFQSFPAVSLDSSPSKDPSFSPAAPPAPPKPGKLNLANLALQAKVGQVGQQRQSTADFPSLPAECAVAYLPTPPLAFDLFPPPPLPSDGHVGAPKVAVVNPSQKYRLPSRSPSPATINSSWGKGSLKKAPPMLQRNQPSLPPKLPLPTSPPKGNGNNGAPQPGNFMDDLNRTLKRKSVSRQGSLSSSRLSGPKLEPAAGTMDDMELALAPPPPELLSGGNISGYATLRRGPPPAPPKRGGNTKLTH